One Amycolatopsis sp. NBC_00355 genomic window carries:
- a CDS encoding GMC family oxidoreductase, producing the protein MANKAPRGDEADYVVVGSGSSGAAIAGRLAQSGASVIVVEAGKTDEKLLLKKPGLVGPMHAVPQLKKPFDWGYYSVPQKHALDRRMPVPRGKVVGGSSSINGMVYVRGNRANFDSWAAEGNTGWDADSVNAAYKRMEDFEDGENTFRGAGGPIRVTRSKSPEEGTLQFIQATADTVGCKILDDYNAESQEGVSRMQQNAAEGLRYSASRGYLHNLASPTLQLQSGVLAKKVVIEHGRAVGVEVVDAGGGLRTLRAGKEVILSAGFVGSAQLLMLSGIGHAEHLREHGIDVLADLPVGDNLHDHMFHALTFHVTSSRNSGTPAYFARGLVKELLRPGTTFLANSVFEAVAFLKTSQAGRIPDLQLHLLPWAYVSPNQDAPIRHDVDKRTALTVLTTLIYPKSRGTLRLASADPAAAPVIDPQYLADPADLEVLGEGSELAREIFASKAFNGAVKEEIHPGPALKGQALRDAILNRATSVYHGVGTCRMGVDELAVVGPDLKVRGVEALRVCDASIMPSITGGNTNAPSIMIGEMGANFVLSGN; encoded by the coding sequence ATGGCGAACAAGGCGCCGCGCGGCGACGAAGCCGACTACGTGGTCGTCGGGTCGGGGAGTTCGGGGGCCGCGATCGCGGGCCGGCTGGCGCAGTCGGGGGCGAGCGTGATCGTCGTCGAGGCCGGCAAGACCGACGAGAAGCTCCTGCTCAAGAAGCCGGGCCTGGTCGGCCCGATGCATGCCGTGCCCCAGCTCAAGAAGCCCTTCGACTGGGGCTACTACTCGGTCCCGCAGAAGCACGCGCTCGACCGCCGGATGCCGGTGCCGCGCGGCAAGGTCGTCGGCGGCTCCAGCTCCATCAACGGCATGGTCTACGTCCGCGGCAACCGCGCCAACTTCGACTCCTGGGCCGCCGAGGGCAACACCGGCTGGGACGCCGACAGCGTCAACGCAGCGTACAAGCGGATGGAAGACTTCGAGGACGGCGAGAACACGTTCCGGGGCGCCGGCGGGCCGATCCGGGTCACCCGCAGCAAGAGCCCCGAAGAGGGCACCCTGCAGTTCATCCAGGCCACCGCCGACACCGTCGGCTGCAAGATCCTCGACGACTACAACGCCGAGTCGCAAGAAGGCGTCAGCCGGATGCAGCAGAACGCCGCCGAAGGCCTGCGCTACAGCGCCTCGCGCGGCTACCTCCACAACCTCGCCTCCCCGACGCTGCAGCTGCAGTCCGGGGTGCTGGCGAAGAAGGTCGTCATCGAGCACGGCCGCGCGGTCGGCGTCGAAGTCGTCGACGCCGGCGGCGGCCTGCGCACGCTGCGCGCCGGCAAGGAGGTCATCCTCTCGGCCGGGTTCGTCGGCTCCGCGCAGCTGCTCATGCTGTCCGGGATCGGCCACGCCGAGCACCTGCGCGAGCACGGCATCGACGTGCTCGCGGACCTGCCGGTCGGCGACAACCTGCACGACCACATGTTCCACGCGCTGACCTTCCACGTGACGTCGAGCCGCAACTCCGGCACGCCGGCGTACTTCGCGCGCGGCCTGGTCAAGGAGCTGCTCCGGCCCGGGACGACGTTCCTGGCGAACTCGGTGTTCGAGGCGGTCGCGTTCCTCAAGACGTCCCAGGCCGGCAGGATTCCCGACCTCCAGCTGCACCTGCTGCCGTGGGCGTACGTCTCGCCGAACCAGGACGCGCCGATCCGGCACGACGTCGACAAGCGCACCGCGCTCACCGTGCTGACGACGCTGATCTACCCGAAGAGCCGCGGCACGCTGCGGCTCGCGTCGGCGGACCCCGCCGCGGCCCCGGTCATCGACCCCCAGTACCTCGCCGACCCGGCCGACCTCGAGGTGCTCGGCGAGGGTTCGGAGCTGGCGCGCGAGATCTTCGCCTCGAAGGCGTTCAACGGCGCGGTCAAGGAAGAGATCCACCCGGGCCCGGCACTGAAGGGGCAGGCCCTGCGCGACGCCATCCTCAACCGCGCGACGTCGGTCTACCACGGCGTCGGCACCTGCCGGATGGGCGTCGACGAACTCGCGGTCGTCGGCCCCGACCTCAAGGTCCGCGGCGTCGAGGCGCTGCGGGTGTGCGACGCCTCGATCATGCCGTCGATCACCGGCGGCAACACCAACGCCCCCAGCATCATGATCGGCGAGATGGGCGCGAACTTCGTCCTCTCCGGCAACTGA
- a CDS encoding SDR family oxidoreductase, with product MIVVTGATGQLGRLVVDGLIEKTSPDEVVAAVRDPRKADDLAARGVQVREADYDRPETLATAFAGAEKVLLISSSTPGQRLAQHQAVIDAAREAGVRHLAYTSVLDADTTKLFVAPDHKATERLIRDAGIPFTFLRNGWYTENYAATVQQALATGSFAGSAGEGRLGAVPRLDFAEAAVAVLTGEGHEGKTYELAGDHPWSYADFAAAITEAAGTPVVYQDVPPQEHRQLLVAAGLPEPVADMLTDADRGIREGELTSTSGDLSRLIGRPTTPLADAVATLVKN from the coding sequence ATGATCGTGGTCACCGGCGCCACCGGACAGCTCGGCCGCCTGGTCGTGGACGGCCTGATCGAGAAGACCTCACCCGACGAGGTCGTCGCCGCGGTGCGCGACCCGCGGAAGGCCGACGACCTCGCCGCCCGCGGTGTGCAGGTCCGCGAGGCCGACTACGACCGCCCCGAGACGCTCGCGACCGCCTTCGCGGGCGCGGAGAAGGTGCTGCTGATCTCCAGCAGCACACCCGGCCAGCGGCTGGCGCAGCACCAGGCCGTGATCGACGCCGCCCGGGAAGCGGGCGTGCGTCACCTCGCCTACACCAGCGTCCTGGACGCCGACACCACAAAACTGTTCGTCGCGCCCGACCACAAGGCGACCGAGCGGCTGATCCGCGACGCGGGCATCCCGTTCACGTTCCTGCGCAACGGCTGGTACACCGAGAACTACGCGGCGACCGTGCAGCAGGCGCTGGCCACCGGATCCTTCGCCGGCAGCGCGGGCGAAGGCCGCTTGGGTGCCGTCCCGCGGCTCGACTTCGCGGAAGCGGCGGTCGCCGTCCTGACCGGCGAAGGGCACGAGGGGAAGACCTACGAGCTGGCCGGCGACCACCCGTGGAGCTACGCCGACTTCGCCGCGGCGATCACCGAAGCCGCCGGGACTCCCGTTGTGTACCAGGACGTTCCCCCGCAGGAGCACCGGCAGCTGCTCGTCGCGGCGGGCCTGCCCGAGCCGGTGGCCGACATGCTGACCGACGCCGACCGCGGCATCCGCGAGGGCGAGCTGACCAGCACCAGCGGCGACCTGAGCCGGCTGATCGGCCGCCCCACCACGCCCCTGGCCGACGCGGTCGCCACCCTCGTCAAGAACTGA
- a CDS encoding ATP-grasp domain-containing protein: MPETVVLLNPRDLVIDAARRLGLSMVVVPAPDGPDPGDVPGLVFRSPWTTDPGALVTRLRELDLPGPVACFGFGELGCSAAAVVNERLGWPGTRPGALETFRDKAKLRAAVGDLAGVPVAHAVCDTLAELGRAIARIGYPCIVKPVDGTGSAGVTRLDGPADAEALTELDRPHLVEEFLHGSEYSVEAMSSPRGHRILAITEKATTGAPHFVETGHTLPVDPGQATAIADLVAATLDAAGYHYGVSHTEVMLTTDGPRLIESHGRPGGDRISDMLGLALGEDVFEQSMAVVFGRPTPAGPARRRVAGIRYVTFPPGTPVPAVDLTAVSALPGVVEAHLSAVPGDRPPVVRQSRDRHGFVVAVGDTREELETHLARAVTAFTRGS, from the coding sequence ATGCCTGAAACCGTCGTCCTGCTCAACCCCCGCGACCTGGTGATCGACGCCGCCCGCCGGCTCGGGCTGAGCATGGTCGTCGTCCCCGCGCCCGACGGGCCCGACCCCGGCGACGTGCCGGGGCTCGTCTTCCGCAGCCCGTGGACGACCGATCCCGGCGCCCTGGTGACCCGCCTGCGCGAACTGGACCTCCCCGGTCCGGTCGCCTGCTTCGGGTTCGGCGAGCTCGGCTGCTCGGCGGCGGCCGTGGTCAACGAGCGGCTGGGCTGGCCGGGCACCCGGCCGGGCGCGCTGGAGACGTTCCGGGACAAGGCGAAACTGCGCGCCGCGGTCGGCGACCTGGCCGGCGTCCCGGTCGCGCACGCGGTCTGCGACACCCTCGCCGAACTGGGCCGGGCCATCGCCCGCATCGGGTACCCGTGCATCGTGAAGCCGGTCGACGGCACCGGCAGCGCGGGCGTGACCCGGCTGGACGGCCCGGCCGACGCCGAGGCCCTCACCGAGCTCGACCGTCCCCACCTCGTCGAAGAGTTCCTGCACGGCAGCGAATACAGCGTCGAGGCGATGAGTTCGCCGCGCGGCCACCGGATCCTCGCGATCACCGAAAAGGCGACGACCGGAGCTCCGCACTTCGTCGAGACCGGGCACACCCTGCCGGTGGACCCGGGGCAGGCCACGGCCATCGCGGACCTCGTCGCGGCGACGCTCGACGCCGCAGGCTACCACTACGGCGTCTCGCACACCGAGGTGATGCTGACCACGGACGGGCCGCGGCTGATCGAGTCGCACGGCCGGCCAGGCGGCGACCGGATCAGCGACATGCTCGGCCTCGCGCTCGGGGAGGACGTCTTCGAGCAGTCCATGGCCGTCGTCTTCGGCCGGCCCACGCCGGCCGGCCCGGCACGCCGGCGCGTCGCCGGGATCCGCTACGTCACGTTCCCCCCGGGCACGCCCGTGCCCGCCGTCGACCTGACCGCGGTCTCGGCGCTGCCCGGGGTCGTGGAAGCCCACCTGTCCGCCGTCCCCGGCGACCGCCCGCCGGTGGTGCGCCAGTCGCGGGACCGGCACGGGTTCGTCGTCGCCGTCGGCGACACCCGCGAAGAGCTCGAAACCCACCTCGCCCGCGCTGTCACGGCGTTCACCCGCGGGTCGTGA
- a CDS encoding MFS transporter, which produces MTAWRETSSDGRALLVTVLLTGLTTFMFLPLLAIELTGRGVAVGEAGFLVGLLAFSGQAFSLLTGFLVDRFGPRAVMAAGFALRIAGYVLLGVGGGGLSASLVGGVVTVGVGGSLLGLAIKTRLVAEDGVGPRAMLALRSTFVNIGVVAGPALGAVVYPLGFRYILAACVLSHLILGVRLLARPGAAAARPRPATVAPEPPDGRWGRAHWLTLLGLGVTYWAIYSQLNVVVPIAALAMTGSTAAIAVVFTVNGVLVVLCQYALLRHVFARAANRTLLALGFLAFACAYAVLLAHAGWFSLLVFALPVTVAEMLIGPSLDEQAIRASSVRRTGIALGAMSAAGAVGSLAGASLGGYLVQLLSGNDVWLVLIGVSVIAAVTSLLLPKARVSHA; this is translated from the coding sequence GTGACAGCCTGGCGCGAAACGTCCTCGGACGGGCGGGCCCTGCTGGTCACGGTGCTGCTGACCGGGCTCACGACGTTCATGTTCCTGCCGTTGCTGGCGATCGAGCTCACCGGCCGCGGGGTAGCGGTGGGGGAGGCCGGGTTCCTGGTCGGCCTGCTCGCCTTCTCCGGCCAGGCCTTCTCGCTGCTGACCGGGTTCCTGGTCGACCGCTTCGGCCCCCGGGCCGTCATGGCCGCCGGCTTCGCGCTGCGGATCGCCGGGTACGTCCTGCTCGGCGTCGGCGGAGGCGGACTGTCCGCCTCGCTGGTCGGCGGGGTGGTGACCGTCGGGGTCGGCGGCTCGCTGCTGGGCCTGGCGATCAAGACCCGGCTGGTCGCCGAGGACGGCGTCGGGCCGCGGGCGATGCTCGCCCTGCGGTCGACGTTCGTCAACATCGGCGTGGTCGCCGGGCCGGCGCTCGGCGCCGTCGTCTACCCTCTCGGCTTCCGGTACATCCTCGCTGCCTGCGTGCTGTCCCACCTGATCCTCGGCGTCCGGCTGCTCGCCCGCCCGGGCGCCGCGGCGGCCCGGCCGCGGCCGGCCACCGTGGCCCCCGAGCCCCCGGACGGCCGGTGGGGCCGGGCGCACTGGCTCACGCTGCTCGGGCTCGGCGTGACCTACTGGGCGATCTACAGCCAGCTCAACGTCGTCGTGCCGATCGCGGCCCTGGCCATGACCGGCAGCACGGCGGCGATCGCGGTCGTCTTTACCGTCAACGGCGTGCTGGTCGTGCTGTGCCAGTACGCGTTGCTGCGCCACGTCTTCGCGCGGGCCGCGAACCGCACCCTGCTCGCGCTGGGCTTCCTGGCTTTCGCGTGCGCGTACGCGGTCCTGCTGGCCCACGCCGGTTGGTTCTCGCTGCTGGTCTTCGCCCTGCCGGTCACCGTCGCCGAAATGCTCATCGGGCCGAGCCTCGACGAGCAGGCGATCCGCGCGAGCTCGGTGCGCCGCACCGGGATCGCGCTCGGCGCGATGAGCGCGGCCGGCGCCGTGGGCAGCCTCGCCGGCGCCAGCCTCGGTGGCTACCTCGTGCAGCTGCTCAGCGGCAACGACGTCTGGCTCGTGCTGATCGGCGTGTCCGTGATCGCCGCCGTCACCAGCCTCCTCCTGCCGAAAGCGCGGGTCAGCCATGCCTGA
- a CDS encoding succinic semialdehyde dehydrogenase: MTLTPLGITRPASATDAFLKGLVARVPGTSGATWKLTEVYTGDTLVELPQSAPADIERAFALAREAQRKWAATPVKQRLAVFKRAHALFVGRARVVTDLIQVESGKNRRMAIEETCDPAMVMSHYLRRAAKLLAPTKRGGPVPLLTTSTEIRQPKGVVGIIAPWNFPFATGISDAVPALMAGNAVVLKPDNKTALSPLYGIQLLEEAGLPKGLFQVVCGEGPDVGPTLIDHADYVMFTGSTATGRVIGERAGRNLIGCCLELGGKNPMIVLDDADLGEAAQGAIFGAFGNTGQICMHIERIYLPESRYAEFTKAFVAKTAALDVRAAYDFGPDMGSLVSVDHMRRVKEHVDDAVAKGATVLCGGKARPDLGPAFFEPTILEGVTKDMLCGVTETFGPVVALHKYGTVDEAVALANDTDYGLNASVWGGDITAARALAARLESGNVNINDILATAFAAKGTPSGGVKNSGVGARHGDQGLLKYTDVQNMAVLKKQVMGPRPGQDHEKYVESMLSGLKLMRKLRIR, translated from the coding sequence ATGACCCTCACCCCGCTCGGGATCACCCGGCCGGCGTCGGCGACGGACGCGTTCCTGAAGGGCCTCGTGGCCCGGGTGCCGGGCACCTCCGGCGCGACCTGGAAGCTCACCGAGGTCTACACCGGGGACACGCTCGTCGAGCTGCCGCAGTCGGCGCCGGCCGACATCGAGCGGGCGTTCGCGCTCGCGCGCGAGGCGCAGCGCAAGTGGGCCGCGACCCCGGTCAAGCAGCGGCTCGCCGTGTTCAAGCGGGCGCACGCGCTCTTCGTCGGCCGGGCGCGGGTCGTCACCGACCTCATCCAGGTCGAGAGCGGCAAGAACCGCCGGATGGCGATCGAGGAGACCTGCGACCCGGCGATGGTGATGAGCCACTACCTCCGGCGGGCCGCGAAGCTGCTGGCGCCGACCAAACGCGGCGGGCCGGTGCCGCTGCTGACGACGTCGACCGAGATCCGGCAGCCCAAGGGCGTCGTCGGCATCATCGCGCCGTGGAACTTCCCGTTCGCCACCGGCATTTCCGACGCCGTCCCGGCGCTGATGGCCGGCAACGCCGTGGTGCTGAAGCCCGACAACAAGACGGCGCTCTCGCCGCTCTACGGCATCCAGCTGCTGGAGGAAGCCGGCCTGCCGAAGGGCCTGTTCCAGGTGGTGTGCGGCGAGGGCCCGGACGTCGGCCCCACGCTCATCGACCACGCCGACTACGTGATGTTCACCGGCTCCACCGCCACCGGCCGGGTGATCGGCGAGCGGGCCGGCCGCAACCTCATCGGCTGCTGCCTGGAGCTCGGCGGCAAGAACCCGATGATCGTCCTCGACGACGCCGATCTCGGGGAAGCCGCGCAGGGCGCGATCTTCGGCGCGTTCGGCAACACCGGCCAGATCTGCATGCACATCGAGCGGATCTACCTGCCGGAGTCCCGCTACGCCGAGTTCACGAAGGCGTTCGTGGCCAAGACCGCGGCCCTGGACGTCCGCGCGGCCTACGACTTCGGCCCCGACATGGGCTCGCTGGTGTCCGTCGACCACATGCGGCGCGTCAAGGAGCACGTCGACGACGCCGTCGCGAAGGGCGCCACGGTGCTCTGCGGCGGCAAGGCGCGGCCCGACCTCGGTCCGGCGTTCTTCGAGCCGACGATCCTCGAAGGCGTCACGAAGGACATGCTCTGCGGGGTCACCGAAACCTTCGGACCCGTTGTCGCGCTGCACAAGTACGGCACGGTCGACGAAGCGGTGGCGCTGGCCAACGACACCGACTACGGCCTCAACGCCTCGGTCTGGGGTGGCGACATCACGGCCGCCCGCGCGCTCGCCGCGCGCCTCGAATCGGGCAACGTCAACATCAACGACATCCTCGCCACCGCTTTCGCCGCCAAGGGAACGCCGTCCGGCGGGGTGAAGAACTCCGGCGTCGGCGCCCGCCACGGCGACCAGGGCCTGCTCAAGTACACCGACGTGCAGAACATGGCGGTGCTCAAGAAGCAGGTCATGGGGCCGCGACCGGGTCAGGACCACGAGAAGTACGTCGAGAGCATGCTTTCGGGCTTGAAGCTGATGCGCAAGCTGCGCATCCGGTGA
- a CDS encoding ATP-grasp domain-containing protein has translation MVGNIAVVNYGRLNDYAAMLPEHTAGLHVFSHNELEATAGFAHYEYVPDCEFVPYAELRLRELARDRVFDHVITDNEYDLERVARIRAHLGVPGQSPESALSFRDKVVMKEVAGKRVRTPRFAGLGTFADLLDFIGDVGYPVVVKPRKQGGSRDITVLRDNRDLTAFSRRHWRDDLMAEEFVEGEVHHVDAVFADGYRFVACSRYLRSCLGVLSGENNGSLQLHPDDPVAIELTAFLDDCLAAFDAPAVSAYHLEVFRTPSGELLLCEIASRVGGARIPALTRATYGLDPLTVWLRLSTGLPVADAPSGPPARLHGAVAIVPPGHAVRAPGRPPFPWVTEYEVNTALAAGAVAQNSTSHLCWAMVEGRDTAEVELRLWETETWLTANVGADTP, from the coding sequence GTGGTGGGCAATATCGCGGTGGTCAACTACGGACGGCTCAACGACTACGCGGCCATGCTGCCCGAACACACGGCCGGGCTGCACGTCTTCAGCCACAACGAACTCGAGGCGACCGCGGGGTTCGCGCACTACGAGTACGTGCCGGACTGCGAGTTCGTGCCGTACGCCGAACTCCGCCTGCGCGAGCTCGCCCGGGACCGCGTCTTCGACCACGTGATCACGGACAACGAGTACGACCTCGAACGCGTGGCCCGGATCCGCGCCCACCTCGGCGTGCCCGGCCAGTCGCCGGAAAGCGCACTGTCCTTCCGCGACAAGGTCGTCATGAAGGAGGTGGCCGGCAAGCGCGTCCGCACGCCGCGCTTCGCCGGTCTCGGCACCTTCGCCGACCTGCTCGACTTCATCGGCGACGTCGGCTACCCGGTCGTCGTGAAGCCCCGGAAGCAGGGCGGTTCCCGCGACATCACGGTGCTGCGGGACAACCGCGACCTGACCGCGTTCAGCCGCCGGCACTGGCGTGACGACCTGATGGCCGAGGAGTTCGTCGAGGGCGAGGTCCACCACGTCGACGCGGTGTTCGCGGACGGCTACCGGTTCGTGGCCTGCTCGCGGTACCTGCGCAGCTGCCTTGGCGTGCTCTCGGGGGAGAACAACGGTTCCCTGCAGCTGCACCCGGACGACCCGGTCGCGATCGAGCTGACCGCGTTCCTCGACGACTGCCTCGCCGCGTTCGACGCGCCCGCCGTGTCCGCCTACCACCTCGAGGTCTTCCGCACCCCCAGCGGCGAGCTGCTGCTGTGCGAGATCGCGTCGCGGGTCGGCGGGGCCCGGATCCCCGCGCTCACCCGCGCGACCTACGGCCTGGACCCGCTGACCGTGTGGCTGCGGCTGTCCACCGGGCTGCCGGTGGCCGACGCGCCGAGCGGACCGCCCGCGAGGCTGCACGGCGCGGTCGCGATCGTCCCGCCGGGGCACGCGGTGCGCGCGCCCGGGCGGCCGCCGTTCCCGTGGGTCACCGAGTACGAGGTCAACACCGCCCTCGCCGCCGGGGCGGTCGCGCAGAACAGCACCTCCCACCTCTGCTGGGCGATGGTCGAGGGCCGGGACACCGCCGAGGTCGAACTCCGGCTGTGGGAAACCGAAACGTGGCTGACGGCGAACGTCGGGGCGGACACGCCGTGA
- a CDS encoding MFS transporter, with product MPPVVPTRFRDRLRRVVADTRPLAVPAFRRTFLGQSTAVIGMTVTAVAVPVQLYALTRSSLVVGLAGLVGFVPIVVFGLYGGAVADAVDRRKLYLLTSFVTWAVTLALLAQSVLGLRSPALILALVAAQSGGFAVSASVRSAMVPLLVPAEYIPAANALNYTAGSVGQVAGPLVAGVLIGLPGGFGWAYGADAVLFAAALYAAFRLPSFPSAAPAGRPGLRSVLEGLRFLGGNPVLLMSFAVDIAAMALAMPEALFPQAAATRFHGGVGPLYSAIAVGSILAGSLSGWIGRVRRQGVALTCAVVCWAAAVAAAGFVRSLWAAVALLVVAGAADLVSVVYRQTILQTYVPDRMRGRLQGVYTVVVSGGPRLGDVRAGAMAAATTLTIAWSGAALVCVALVLAAALSVRPFWRYDSLRT from the coding sequence ATGCCCCCTGTCGTGCCGACCCGGTTCCGGGATCGCCTGCGCCGCGTCGTCGCGGACACCCGCCCGCTGGCCGTTCCCGCGTTCCGGCGGACGTTCCTCGGGCAGAGCACCGCCGTCATCGGCATGACGGTCACCGCGGTCGCCGTGCCCGTGCAGCTGTACGCGCTGACACGGTCGTCGCTGGTCGTCGGGCTCGCTGGCCTGGTCGGGTTCGTCCCGATCGTCGTGTTCGGCCTCTACGGCGGCGCGGTCGCCGACGCCGTCGACCGGCGGAAGCTGTACCTGCTCACGTCGTTCGTCACGTGGGCGGTGACGCTCGCGCTGCTGGCCCAGAGCGTCCTGGGCCTGCGGTCGCCGGCGCTGATCCTCGCGCTGGTCGCCGCCCAGTCGGGCGGGTTCGCCGTCTCCGCGTCCGTGCGCAGCGCGATGGTCCCGCTGCTGGTGCCGGCGGAGTACATCCCCGCCGCCAATGCCCTGAACTACACGGCCGGCAGCGTCGGTCAGGTGGCGGGGCCGCTCGTCGCGGGTGTCCTCATCGGACTGCCGGGCGGTTTCGGCTGGGCTTACGGCGCCGACGCCGTGCTGTTCGCGGCGGCGTTGTACGCGGCCTTCCGGTTGCCGTCGTTCCCGTCGGCGGCCCCGGCCGGCCGCCCCGGCCTCCGGTCGGTGCTCGAAGGCCTGCGGTTCCTCGGCGGGAACCCGGTCCTGCTGATGTCGTTCGCCGTCGACATCGCCGCGATGGCGCTGGCGATGCCGGAGGCGCTGTTCCCCCAGGCCGCCGCCACCCGGTTCCACGGCGGCGTCGGCCCGCTGTACTCGGCGATCGCCGTCGGCTCGATCCTGGCCGGGTCGCTGAGCGGCTGGATCGGCCGGGTGCGCCGGCAAGGTGTCGCGCTGACGTGCGCCGTCGTCTGCTGGGCGGCTGCCGTCGCCGCCGCCGGGTTCGTGCGCAGCCTCTGGGCCGCCGTCGCGCTGCTGGTCGTCGCCGGCGCGGCCGACCTGGTCAGCGTCGTCTACCGGCAGACGATCCTGCAGACGTACGTGCCGGACCGGATGCGCGGCCGGCTGCAGGGCGTCTACACGGTGGTGGTCTCCGGCGGCCCGCGCCTGGGCGACGTCCGGGCGGGCGCGATGGCCGCCGCGACGACGTTGACGATCGCCTGGTCGGGCGCGGCGCTGGTCTGCGTCGCGCTCGTCCTCGCCGCCGCGCTGAGCGTGCGGCCGTTCTGGCGCTACGACTCGCTCAGAACCTGA
- a CDS encoding pyridoxal-phosphate dependent enzyme: MYRSFSEKLADPDLIDLGEGIYVLRFEVMKVASVRAAVRDLLDRGVIRPGQTLVDSSSGIYGHALALVCREFGLKCHIFASISVDAGIRTQLTYLGATFQQVPSSASLKHDQEIRVRLVHKYLRANPDAYWMQQYHDDVHYIGYRGVAQTVVEELGTDGLTLVGGVGTGASTSGMGRYLREASPDVRVAGIQPFGSRSFGAESAPMDSFIIAGIGSGIRFANIDYRVYDAVHWLDFDVAAAGCRNLLATTGVFAGLSGGAGWQVARHVRETEPDGGPIVFLAADPGHRYVDLVYPVEAADEPDPGYRPREISSLDDLTGPWSTMDWARRPFQVQDDLPEWRQVPRAA, from the coding sequence GTGTACCGGTCATTTTCGGAGAAGCTCGCGGATCCCGATCTCATCGATCTCGGCGAGGGGATCTACGTCCTGCGGTTCGAGGTCATGAAGGTGGCCTCGGTCCGCGCGGCCGTCCGGGACCTGCTGGATCGCGGGGTCATCCGGCCCGGGCAGACGCTCGTCGACAGTTCCAGCGGCATCTACGGGCACGCGCTGGCGCTGGTCTGCCGCGAGTTCGGGCTCAAGTGCCACATCTTCGCGTCGATCTCGGTCGACGCCGGGATCCGCACCCAGCTGACCTACCTCGGGGCCACGTTCCAGCAGGTGCCCTCGTCGGCCAGCCTCAAGCACGACCAGGAGATCCGCGTCCGGCTCGTGCACAAGTACCTGCGCGCGAACCCGGACGCCTACTGGATGCAGCAGTACCACGACGACGTCCACTACATCGGCTACCGCGGTGTGGCGCAGACGGTCGTGGAGGAACTGGGCACCGACGGGCTGACCCTGGTCGGCGGGGTCGGCACCGGGGCGTCCACCAGCGGGATGGGCCGCTACCTGCGGGAAGCCTCCCCGGACGTGCGGGTGGCCGGGATCCAGCCGTTCGGCAGCCGGTCGTTCGGGGCCGAGTCGGCGCCGATGGACTCGTTCATCATCGCCGGCATCGGCAGCGGGATCCGGTTCGCGAACATCGACTACCGGGTCTACGACGCCGTGCACTGGCTGGACTTCGACGTCGCGGCGGCCGGCTGCCGGAACCTGCTCGCCACCACCGGCGTCTTCGCCGGGCTGTCCGGCGGGGCCGGCTGGCAAGTGGCGCGGCACGTGCGCGAGACCGAGCCGGACGGCGGGCCGATCGTCTTCCTCGCCGCCGACCCCGGCCACCGCTACGTGGACCTCGTCTACCCGGTGGAGGCCGCGGACGAGCCCGACCCCGGCTACCGGCCGCGGGAGATCAGCTCACTCGACGACCTGACCGGGCCGTGGTCCACGATGGACTGGGCCCGCCGGCCGTTCCAGGTGCAGGACGACCTGCCCGAGTGGCGGCAGGTCCCCCGGGCCGCGTAG
- a CDS encoding ATP-grasp domain-containing protein, which produces MPYKILVLVSEVAKFRLDNHSIIPSALHREGHDVYIGDIDTLSVHDSVVVCDRVRLSDEYLTGHDFPALSESYASAEDFDLVWVLAGTNPEVQADSFQLLWVLNQRVPFVNEASALFYLNSKTTLGSVVPRENLPASYVSNDFDFLTGLVESDAERTWVLKPTNEGCGADVYFLSKTERNRAALLQSATGNAVPRYEMYSREIIGLAKRYTAVQEYIPNVRENEKRVIIAGDVPVCGFRRFHFEHDDRANVTLGTKFEGLTLTAEEDGFVRRLGKRLMEHGVFYSGIDLAYPYVMEFNLVNPGGLNYSFRATGVDQSSEAVNTVLNALRAQGRLP; this is translated from the coding sequence GTGCCCTACAAGATCCTCGTCCTGGTCTCCGAGGTCGCGAAGTTCCGGCTCGACAACCACTCGATCATCCCGAGCGCGCTGCACCGCGAAGGCCACGACGTGTACATCGGCGACATCGACACCCTGTCGGTCCACGACTCGGTCGTCGTCTGCGACCGGGTGCGGCTCTCCGACGAATACCTGACCGGGCACGACTTCCCGGCCCTTTCGGAGAGCTACGCTTCGGCCGAGGACTTCGACCTGGTGTGGGTGCTCGCGGGCACGAACCCCGAGGTGCAGGCGGACAGTTTCCAGCTGCTGTGGGTGCTCAACCAGCGGGTGCCGTTCGTCAACGAGGCTTCCGCGCTGTTCTACCTCAACTCCAAGACGACGCTCGGGTCGGTCGTGCCGCGGGAGAACCTGCCGGCGTCCTACGTCTCGAACGACTTCGACTTCCTGACCGGGCTGGTGGAGTCGGACGCCGAACGCACCTGGGTGCTCAAGCCGACCAACGAGGGCTGCGGCGCCGACGTCTACTTCCTGTCCAAGACCGAGCGCAACCGGGCCGCGCTGCTGCAGTCGGCCACCGGCAACGCCGTGCCGCGGTACGAGATGTACAGCCGCGAGATCATCGGCCTGGCCAAGCGGTACACGGCCGTGCAGGAGTACATCCCGAACGTCCGGGAGAACGAGAAGCGCGTGATCATCGCGGGCGACGTCCCGGTGTGCGGGTTCCGCCGGTTCCACTTCGAGCACGACGACCGCGCCAACGTCACCCTCGGCACCAAGTTCGAGGGCCTGACGCTGACGGCGGAGGAGGACGGGTTCGTGCGCCGGCTCGGCAAGCGGCTGATGGAGCACGGCGTCTTCTACTCGGGCATCGACCTGGCCTACCCGTACGTGATGGAGTTCAACCTGGTCAACCCGGGCGGGCTGAACTACTCGTTCCGCGCCACCGGCGTCGACCAGTCGTCGGAGGCGGTCAACACCGTGCTGAACGCCCTGCGCGCCCAGGGCCGCCTGCCGTGA